The DNA segment GCGAGCACCCCGTTGAGGGTGAGGTGCCAGGTGCCGTGGTCGACGTCGTCCTGGAAGAGCCGGTCGCCGCGGTGCAGCCGGTTGGGTACGACGACGTGGGTGAGCGGGGTGGCCGCGTTCTCCTCCAGCACGGCCGCCATCGACATCACCTTGGCGGTGGAGCCGGGCTCGTAGGCGTCCTGCAGGGCCGCGTTGCCCATGGCGTCGGCACGGGCCTTGGTCAGGTCGTTGGGGTCGAAGCCGGGCGAGTTGGCCATGGCCAGGATCTGGCCGGTGCGGGTGTCCTGGACGACGACGTAGCCGCGGTCCGCCTTGGACTTCTTCACCTGCTCGGAGATGGCGCTCTGGGCGGCCCACTGGATGTCGCGGTCGATGGTCAGTTCGACGTCCGAACCGGGCACGGCGGGCGTCTCGGTGGAGCCCACGGTGGGCACCTCGCGGCCGCCGGACTGGGCGTAGCGGATCTTGCCGTCCTTGCCGGACAGCTGCTTGTCCAGCTCCTGCTCGATGCCGCCGCCGCCCTGGCCCTCGGCGTTGACCCAGCCCAGCAGTCCGGCGGCCAGGTCGCCGCCGGGGTAGACGCGCTGGCTGCTGGGGTCGGCGAAGACCCCGGCGAGCACGTTGGCCGATCCGGGGTCGGTGTCGGCCTTCTTGGCGAGCGCGGCCTTGAGGTCCTTGATCTGCTTCCAGACCTGGGGGGTCTGCCGGGAGGCGAGCTTGGCGTAGCGCGAGGCCTTGTTCGCCGGCCTGAGCTTGGCGACGAGCTCGGCCTGGTCCTGGCCCAGGATCGGCGCGAGCAGCGCGGCGGCCTGCTCCGGCCCGTCGCCGATCTTCAGCTGCCCGGGGGCGAACATCATGGGGTCGGCCGTGATGTCGTACGCGTCCTCGCTGACGGCGAGGGCGACGCCGGCGCGGTCGGTGATCCCGCCGCGCTCGGCGGTCAGGGTGTGGACGACGTAGCGGTTCTGCTCGGCCTTCGCCGCGTAGGTGCTCGCGTCGACGGCCTGGACCTGGAGCAGTCGTACGACGAAGGCGAGCATGACGAGGGTGAGTGCGAGGCCGACCAGGCGCAGCCGGGGCCGGGGGCTGCCCAGCCGGAGGGCGCCCTGGGCCGGAGGCCGGGGCCCGGCCGGGCGGCGGGCGGGGCGGGCGCCCGGCCCGGGCTGCCGGCGCACGGCACCCCGCGGCCGGGGGGGCTGGGCGGGCCCGGGCACGCGGCGGCGCGGCGCTTGCCTGTCGGACACTTCCGTCACCTGCCGGGGATCGTCGGGGTGGAGGCGGGCTGGGGGGTGGCGCGCGGCGCCGCCGGGGCCAGGGCCGGGGCGGTGCGCGGCGCGAACGGCGTCGAGGGGGCGGCGGACCGCTGGGCCCGCGGGACGCCCGAAGCCGGGACGGCGGGCCTGGCGGGGGCGGTCGTGGGAGCGGCCACGGGAGCCGTGGCCGGGATCCTGGTGGAGGCCGCGGAGGCCGTGGCGGGGCCGGGGGTCAGCGCCTCGGGGGCGACGGGGCCGGTGAGGGCGGCGGTCTCGGGGGCGGCGCTGGGGACGCCCTTGACGGTGCCGCCGGGGCCGAGGAAGGCGGGGTCGCCGCCGGGGACCATGCCGAGTTCGCGGGCCCGGCGCTGGAGGGCGTCGGGGGACGAGTAGGCGTCGATGTCCCGCTGGAGGGCCTGTTCCTCGTCGGTGAGGCTCTTCGTCCGCTTCTGCAGGTCGTCCAGCCTGAACGAGCCTTCGCTGAGCGCGGAGTTGAGCACCAGCAGGCCGATGAGGCCGCCGCCGAGGAGCAGGACGACGAGCAGCACGAACGGGGTGCGGGCCGCCCGGGCGCGGCCGGCCGGCAGGAGCCGGGCGAGCCGGGCCGCCCTCCCCTTCGGTCCGGGTTTACTGCTCACTGGCCCTCCGGCGGGTCTCACGGGCCCCGCGGAGGGTGGGCGTGCCCAGCCGGCCCCAGTCGCTCACTCGGCGTCCTCCCTGATCCGCTCGGCACCGCGCAGCCTGGCGGGGGCGGCCCGGCGGTTCTCGGCGATCTCCTCCTCGGTGGGAAGTTCGGCACCGCGCGTGAGCAGCTTGAGCCGGGGCTGGTACCGCTCGGGCACGACGGGCAGTCCGGGCGGCGCGGTGTTGGCGGCGCCGGCCGCGAACACCTGCTTCACCAGCCGGTCCTCCAGCGAGTGGTACGACAGCACGGCGACGCGGCCGCCGACGGAGACGGCCTTCACCGCCGCCGGGATGGCCCGCTCCAGGACGGACAGCTCGCCGTTGACCTCGATGCGCAGCGCCTGGAAGGTGCGCTTGGCCGGGTTGCCGCCGGTGCGCTTGGCGGCCTGCGGCAGGGAGTCCCGGATCAGCTCGACGAGGCGGGCGCTGTTGCTGAACGGCTCCTTCTCGCGCTCGCGGACGATGGCGGAGACGATCCGCTTGGCCTGCTTCTCCTCGCCGTACGCGCGCAGGATCCGCACCAGTTCGCCGGCCGGGTAGGTGTTGAGGACCTCCGCGGCGCTGACGCCGGTCGTCTGGTCCATGCGCATGTCCAGCGGGGCGTCCTGGGCGTAGGCGAAGCCGCGGTCGGCCTCGTCCAGCTGCATGGAGGACACGCCGAGGTCGAACAGGACGCCCTGCACGCGCGGGATGCCGAGCCGGTCCAGTACGTCGGGCAGCTCGTCGTAGACGGCGTGCACGAGGGTGGCGCGCTCGCCGAAGGGGGCGAGCCGCTCGCCGGAGAGCCGCAGGGCCTCCTTGTCCCGGTCGAGGCCGATCAGCCGGGCCTCGGGGAAGCGGGTCAGCAGGGCCTCGCTGTGACCGCCGAGGCCGAGGGTGCAGTCGACGACCACGGCTCCCGGCTCGGCGAGGGCAGGGGCCAACATGTCCAGGCACCGCTGGAGCATCACCGGGACGTGTCGACTCTGGCTCAAGGGGGCCTCTCAGTTCCGGCGGGCCGTACGTACCGCCGGGTCCCCGCCCTCCCCGGCTGACGCCGGGGGTGCCCCCGGTGAAGGGGAGGCCTGCCGGCGCCGGAAGCGTCAGCCGACCGGGAGCGGGAGGAGGCCGAGCCGTACGTACGCGCCGCGCACGCGGGGAGACACGGGGCGGGTGCCCGGATCTCCATGGGTTTCACCAGCAGGGAAGCCGGGCCTCCCGCTTCGCGTCACTTTAGTCCACCCTGTCTCGCGGTCAATCAACCGGCCTGCGCGTCGCGTACCGCATCCCGACGGGAGCCGCAATTCGACGCGGTTCACCCGTCCGGCTCAGGTTTGCCCTCCGTATGGGTTAGCTCACAACAAGCCACAATGACGTTCTTTGTCCCCTCTCACAGCGGGCCCGGACCGGAGGTGACCAGTAACGTCATGAGTATGTCGACTTCCGCAGCAGTTCCCACTGGGTCCGAAGGCGCCATAACGGGCAGCCACAGCGTGACGAACCGCCTTGTCGAGGCCAACGAGCAGTACGCCGCCGCGTTCTCCGACCCCGGCATGGACGCCCGCCCCGTTCTGCGGGTGGCCGTCGTGGCCTGTATGGACGCCCGGCTGGACCTGCACGCCGCGCTCGGTCTCGAGCTCGGCGACTGCCACACCATCCGCAACGCGGGCGGCGTCGTCACCGACGACGTGATCCGCTCCCTGACCATCAGCCAGCGGGCGCTCGGCACCCGCTGCGTGGTGCTGATCCACCACACCGGGTGCGGCATGGAGTCCATCACCGAGGACTTCCGGCACGACCTGGAGATGGAGGTCGGCCAGCGCCCGTCGTGGGCGGTGGAGTCCTTCCGCGACGTGGACCAGGACGTGCGGCAGTCCATGCAGCGCGTGCGCACCTCGCCGTTCCTGCTGCACACCGACGACGTGCGCGGTTTCGTCTTCGACGTGCGCACCGGCCTGCTGCGCGAGGTCGACCCGGCCTGAGCGCGGAGCCGGCGAACCCCGGCCCCGGCCGGCACGCCCCCGAGGGGAACTCCGCTCCCCGGCCTCCGACACGGCGCCGAAAAGGCCGCAAGACCGACATCGCGCGGGCAGTTGTCCACAGGCGAGTGACACGAATCGGTAACGGCGGCAAGAATGCGGGGTGTGGCGTCGCGCGGGAACCTTCCGGTCCCGCGCGATGTCCGTGCTTTTGGTTTTCGGGGTGGGCCGGTTTCGCATCGCAGAGCGTCGGCCCGAGCGACAGCGGGCCGAGGAGTGCCGGGTGACGATCTACGACGATCAGGCGAGCCATGGGGGTCCCCCCACCCGGGCGGAACCGGGGGCGGCGGGGGCGGACCTGACCGCCACGGTGGAGCGTGTCCGCGGCTCGGTGGAGAGCGTGATCGAGGGCAAGCCCGAGGTCGTACGGCTGGCGCTGACCGTGCTGCTCGCCGAGGGGCACCTGCTGATCGAGGACGTCCCCGGCGTGGGCAAGACGATGCTCGCCAAGGCGCTGGCCCGGTCGATCGACTGCTCGGTGCGGCGCATCCAGTTCACGCCCGACCTGCTGCCCTCGGACATCACCGGGGTGTCCATCTGGGACCAGCAGCGGCGGGACTTCGAGTTCAAGCCGGGCGCGGTCTTCGCGCAGATCGTGATCGGCGACGAGATCAACCGCGCCTCGCCCAAGACCCAGTCGGCGCTGCTGGAGTCCATGGAGGAGCGGCAGGTCACCATCGACGGGCAGACCTACGAACTGCCCAGCCCGTTCATGGTGGTGGCCACGCAGAACCCGGTCGAGATGGAGGGCACCTACCCGCTGCCCGAGGCCCAGCGCGACCGCTTCATGGCCCGCGTCTCCGTCGGCTATCCGAGCGTCGAGGCCGAGCTGCAGATGCTGGACATCCACGGCGGGGCCTCCCCGCTGGACGACCTCCAGCCGGTGGCGCACGCGCACGAGATCGTGAAGCTGGTCGAGGCGGTGCGCGCGGTGCACGTCTCCGAGGCGGTCCGCCGGTACGCGGTGGAGCTGGTCGCGGCCACCCGCAACCACCCCGACCTGAGACTGGGCGCCTCGCCGCGCGCGACGCTGCACCTGCTGCGCGCGTCGAAGGCGTCCGCCGCCCTGAGCGGCCGGGACTACGCGCTGCCCGACGACGTCCAGGCGCTCGCCGTCGCCGTCCTCGCCCACCGGCTGCTGCCCACCGCCCAGGCCCAGCTGAACCGCCGTACGGCCGAACAGGTCGTGCTGGAGATCCTCCAGCGCACTCCGGTGCCCGCGGCCCCGCAGCCGCGCGGCGGCTTCGGCGGCACCGTCCGGGGTGTCCCGGCGTATCCGCAGCAGCCCCCGCGGAGCCTTTGATGACCGCCGGGGGGACGGGCGGGCCGGACGCCGACCGGGGGGAGGCGGGCGGCGTCCGTACCGCCCTGGCGGGGCTCACCACCCGCGGACGCTCCTTCCTCGCCGCCGGGGTCGCCGCCGCGGTCTGCGCCTACGTGCTGGGCCAGAGCGACCTGCTGCGGGTCGGCCTGCTGCTCGCCGTGCTGCCCCTGATCTGCGCGGCCGTGCTCTACCGCACCCGCTACCGGGTGGCCGCGCACCGCCGGCTCTCCCCCGCGCGCGTGCCCGCCGCCACCGAGGCCCGGGTGCAACTGCGGATGGAGAACGTCTCCCGGATGCCCACGGGCCTGCTGATGCTCCAGGACCGGGTGCCCTACGTCCTCGGGCCCCGGCCCCGTTTCGTACTGGACCGGGTCGAGCCGGGCGGCCGCCGCGAGGTGTCCTACCGGGTCCGCTCCGACCTGCGCGGCCGCTATCCGCTCGGCCCCCTCCAGCTGCGGCTGAGCGACCCGTTCGGGATGTGCGAGCTGACCCGGTCCTTCGCCGCGTACGACACCCTGACGGTCGTCCCGCGCGTGGAGCCGCTGGCACCGGTCCGCTTCGGCGGCGAGGCCACGGGGTACGGCGACGGACGGCAGCGCGCGCTCGCCCTGTCCGGCGAGGACGACGTGATCCCGCGCGGGTACCGCTACGGCGACGACCTGCGCCGGGTCCACTGGCGGTCCACTGCGCGCTACGGCGAGCTGATGGTGCGCCGCGAGGAGCAGCCGCGCCGCTCCCGCTGCACGGTCCTGCTGGACACCCGGGGCATCGCCTACCGGGGCGCGGGCCCCGACTCGGCCTTCGAGTGGGCCGTCTCGGGCACCGCCTCGGTCCTGGTGCACATGCTCGAACGCGGCTTCTCGGTACGCCTGCTGACGGACAGTGGCAGCGCGGTGCCCGGCGAGGGCTCCGACGGCTACGCGGGCGCCGGCCAGGACACGGCGGACGCGGCCGGGCTGATGATGGACACCCTCGCGGTGATCGACCACTCGGACGGTGCGGGTCTGTCCCGCGCGTACGACGTGCTGCGCGGCGGGAACGAGGGGCTGCTGGTCGCCTTCCTGGGCGATCTCGACGAGGAACAGGCGGCGCTGGCGGCCAGGATGTGCCGGCGCGGCGGCGCCGCGGTCGCCTTCGTGCTGGACCCGGACACCTGGGTGCGGCAGGCGGCCGACGTGCCGGGCCCGGAGGGCGACCGGCACGCCGAGCGGCTGCGCATGCTGCGTGAGGCCGGCTGGACGGCGCTGAGTGTGCCGCCCGGGGTCTCGCTGGAGGAACTGTGGCGGCGGGCGGACCGTGAGCGTCCGGACCTGGCCACGACGAACGGGGAGGCACGGAGATGAGCGGGCGGGCACGACTGGCGCTGTGCGCCGCCGCGGCCACGCTGATGGCCTCCTGCGCCCTGCTGCCCCTGGTCGTCCAGCCCATGTGGCTGATCGAGGCGGCCCTGCTGGTGGCCGTCCAGACCGGTGTGGGCGCTGCGGCCCGGCGGGTGCCGCTGGCGCGGCCGCTGACCGTGGCCGCCCAGGTCCTGGTCACGCTGACGCTGCTGACCCTGGTCTTCGTCCGGGAGCACGCGCTCGTCGGGCTGATCCCGGGCCCGGACGCCGTGGAGCACTTCGCCGCCCTGCTCCGGCAGGGCTCGCAGGACGTCAGCCGGTACGCGACACCGGCGCCGGTCACCGACGGCATCAAGCTGATGCTGATCGGCGGTGTCCTGGTCATCCACCTGCTGGTGGACACCCTCGCGGTGACCTTCCGCGCCGCTGCCCCGGCCGGGCTGCCGCTGCTGGCGCTGTACTCGGTGGCCGCCGGACTGTCCGCAGGCTCGGCCGACTGGCTGTGGTTCCTGGTGGCGGCGGCCGGCTATCTGATGCTGCTGCTCGCGGAAGGCCGGGACCGGCTGGCGCAGTGGGGCCGGGTCTTCGGGGGCGCGCCCCGCACCCCGGGCGCCCCGGAGGGCGGCGCCCTCGCCCCGGTGCGCACCGGGCGCCGGATCGGCGCGGTGGCCCTCGGGGTCGCCCTGGTGGTGCCGCTGGCCCTGCCCGCGATGCAGGGGGGACTGCTGGGGGCCGCGGGGACGGGCGTCGGCGCGGGCGACGGCACGGGCGGCACGATCTCCGCGGTCAACCCGCTGGTCTCCCTGCGCGACAACCTGAACGTGAACAGCGACCGGCAGGTGCTGTCCCTGAAGACCAGCGCGAACGACCTGTCGGACATGTACGTGCGGATCGTCTCCCTGGACGACTTCGACGGCACCACCTGGAAGCCGTCCCAGCGGCACATCGTGAACGTGCCGGAGGTCTTCCCGACACCGGCCGGCCTGAGCGCGGACGTCAAGCGCACCACGATCACGACCACCATCACCGCCGCCGACTGGTACGCGCAGGACTGGCTGCCGATGCCGTACCCGCCGAGCGGTGTGCGGATCGGCGGGCGCTGGCGGTACGAGCCCGTCGGCATGACGCTGGTGGGCGACCACGGCCAGAACACACGCGGTGCGGCCTACCTGGTGACCAGCCTGGACGTGCGGCCGACCGCGAAGCAGCTGGCAGCGGCACCCGCGCCGCCGGCCACCCTGGAGCGCGACTACACCAAGGTGCCGGGCGGGCTGCCGAAGGTGGTGTCCCGGACCGCCAGGGAGGTCACCTCCGGTGCGGCGAACCACTACGAGGAGGCGGTGCGGCTCCAGGACTGGTTCGCGGTGAACGGCGGTTTCCAGTACGACACGCGGGTCCAGATCGGCCACGGCCCGAACGCCATCGCCAACTTCCTGCGCGACAGGCAGGGCTTCTGCGTCCACTTCTCCTTCGCGATGGCCGTGATGGCCCGCACGCTGGGCATCCCGGCCCGGGTGGCGGTGGGCTTCGCGCCCGGCACCCCGCAGGCGGACGGCTCGGTCTCGGTGAGCCTGCGGGACGCGCACGCCTGGCCCGAGCTGTACTTCCAGGGCGTGGGCTGGACCCGCTTCGAACCGACCCCGACCCGGGGCAGCGTGCCGTCGTACACCCAGTCCGAGAAGCCGGGCAGCGCCCAGCCGGACCCGGCGCTGCCGTCCCACGGTTCGACAGCGGCGCCCTCCGCCTCGGCCTCGGCCAGCGCCGGCTGCACGGATCGCACGCACCGGCCCGACGAGTGCGCCGGCCCGTCCGCCGCGGTCGTGGCGCCGA comes from the Streptomyces sp. NBC_00820 genome and includes:
- a CDS encoding penicillin-binding transpeptidase domain-containing protein, which translates into the protein MSDRQAPRRRVPGPAQPPRPRGAVRRQPGPGARPARRPAGPRPPAQGALRLGSPRPRLRLVGLALTLVMLAFVVRLLQVQAVDASTYAAKAEQNRYVVHTLTAERGGITDRAGVALAVSEDAYDITADPMMFAPGQLKIGDGPEQAAALLAPILGQDQAELVAKLRPANKASRYAKLASRQTPQVWKQIKDLKAALAKKADTDPGSANVLAGVFADPSSQRVYPGGDLAAGLLGWVNAEGQGGGGIEQELDKQLSGKDGKIRYAQSGGREVPTVGSTETPAVPGSDVELTIDRDIQWAAQSAISEQVKKSKADRGYVVVQDTRTGQILAMANSPGFDPNDLTKARADAMGNAALQDAYEPGSTAKVMSMAAVLEENAATPLTHVVVPNRLHRGDRLFQDDVDHGTWHLTLNGVLAKSSNIGTILATGQLGKSQPEANKVLHSYLRKFGIGGYTGLRFPGETPGILAAPGKWSTSQQYTIPFGQGFSINAMQAASVYSTIANGGVRVAPSLVRGTKGADGRFTPAPRPGATRVVSEKTARTLAQMLESVVDDEQGTGIKARIPGYRVAGKTGTANRVDPATGRYHGYTSSFAGFAPADKPRVTVYCAIQNATSGSYYGGQICGPIYKQVMEFALKTLQIPPTGAKAANLPVAYKP
- a CDS encoding septum formation initiator family protein; protein product: MSSKPGPKGRAARLARLLPAGRARAARTPFVLLVVLLLGGGLIGLLVLNSALSEGSFRLDDLQKRTKSLTDEEQALQRDIDAYSSPDALQRRARELGMVPGGDPAFLGPGGTVKGVPSAAPETAALTGPVAPEALTPGPATASAASTRIPATAPVAAPTTAPARPAVPASGVPRAQRSAAPSTPFAPRTAPALAPAAPRATPQPASTPTIPGR
- the rsmH gene encoding 16S rRNA (cytosine(1402)-N(4))-methyltransferase RsmH → MSQSRHVPVMLQRCLDMLAPALAEPGAVVVDCTLGLGGHSEALLTRFPEARLIGLDRDKEALRLSGERLAPFGERATLVHAVYDELPDVLDRLGIPRVQGVLFDLGVSSMQLDEADRGFAYAQDAPLDMRMDQTTGVSAAEVLNTYPAGELVRILRAYGEEKQAKRIVSAIVREREKEPFSNSARLVELIRDSLPQAAKRTGGNPAKRTFQALRIEVNGELSVLERAIPAAVKAVSVGGRVAVLSYHSLEDRLVKQVFAAGAANTAPPGLPVVPERYQPRLKLLTRGAELPTEEEIAENRRAAPARLRGAERIREDAE
- a CDS encoding beta-class carbonic anhydrase → MSTSAAVPTGSEGAITGSHSVTNRLVEANEQYAAAFSDPGMDARPVLRVAVVACMDARLDLHAALGLELGDCHTIRNAGGVVTDDVIRSLTISQRALGTRCVVLIHHTGCGMESITEDFRHDLEMEVGQRPSWAVESFRDVDQDVRQSMQRVRTSPFLLHTDDVRGFVFDVRTGLLREVDPA
- a CDS encoding AAA family ATPase — translated: MTIYDDQASHGGPPTRAEPGAAGADLTATVERVRGSVESVIEGKPEVVRLALTVLLAEGHLLIEDVPGVGKTMLAKALARSIDCSVRRIQFTPDLLPSDITGVSIWDQQRRDFEFKPGAVFAQIVIGDEINRASPKTQSALLESMEERQVTIDGQTYELPSPFMVVATQNPVEMEGTYPLPEAQRDRFMARVSVGYPSVEAELQMLDIHGGASPLDDLQPVAHAHEIVKLVEAVRAVHVSEAVRRYAVELVAATRNHPDLRLGASPRATLHLLRASKASAALSGRDYALPDDVQALAVAVLAHRLLPTAQAQLNRRTAEQVVLEILQRTPVPAAPQPRGGFGGTVRGVPAYPQQPPRSL
- a CDS encoding DUF58 domain-containing protein encodes the protein MTAGGTGGPDADRGEAGGVRTALAGLTTRGRSFLAAGVAAAVCAYVLGQSDLLRVGLLLAVLPLICAAVLYRTRYRVAAHRRLSPARVPAATEARVQLRMENVSRMPTGLLMLQDRVPYVLGPRPRFVLDRVEPGGRREVSYRVRSDLRGRYPLGPLQLRLSDPFGMCELTRSFAAYDTLTVVPRVEPLAPVRFGGEATGYGDGRQRALALSGEDDVIPRGYRYGDDLRRVHWRSTARYGELMVRREEQPRRSRCTVLLDTRGIAYRGAGPDSAFEWAVSGTASVLVHMLERGFSVRLLTDSGSAVPGEGSDGYAGAGQDTADAAGLMMDTLAVIDHSDGAGLSRAYDVLRGGNEGLLVAFLGDLDEEQAALAARMCRRGGAAVAFVLDPDTWVRQAADVPGPEGDRHAERLRMLREAGWTALSVPPGVSLEELWRRADRERPDLATTNGEARR
- a CDS encoding transglutaminase TgpA family protein; the encoded protein is MSGRARLALCAAAATLMASCALLPLVVQPMWLIEAALLVAVQTGVGAAARRVPLARPLTVAAQVLVTLTLLTLVFVREHALVGLIPGPDAVEHFAALLRQGSQDVSRYATPAPVTDGIKLMLIGGVLVIHLLVDTLAVTFRAAAPAGLPLLALYSVAAGLSAGSADWLWFLVAAAGYLMLLLAEGRDRLAQWGRVFGGAPRTPGAPEGGALAPVRTGRRIGAVALGVALVVPLALPAMQGGLLGAAGTGVGAGDGTGGTISAVNPLVSLRDNLNVNSDRQVLSLKTSANDLSDMYVRIVSLDDFDGTTWKPSQRHIVNVPEVFPTPAGLSADVKRTTITTTITAADWYAQDWLPMPYPPSGVRIGGRWRYEPVGMTLVGDHGQNTRGAAYLVTSLDVRPTAKQLAAAPAPPATLERDYTKVPGGLPKVVSRTAREVTSGAANHYEEAVRLQDWFAVNGGFQYDTRVQIGHGPNAIANFLRDRQGFCVHFSFAMAVMARTLGIPARVAVGFAPGTPQADGSVSVSLRDAHAWPELYFQGVGWTRFEPTPTRGSVPSYTQSEKPGSAQPDPALPSHGSTAAPSASASASAGCTDRTHRPDECAGPSAAVVAPSGGGGPDGGLWAALIALGALAVLVVPLSPMLWRARARSRRLGGHARTGEGAAAHTLAAWQELTDSAWDIGIVPDESRTPRGAADRIVRLGRLGPEAGAAVHRVADALEQVLYAPRPRPAAGLAEDVRRAIAGLHGEVNRRTRLRALFAPRSAVRALWAVSARWAALRARAAAALPTPRRPGPSQQRG